In Molothrus ater isolate BHLD 08-10-18 breed brown headed cowbird chromosome 22, BPBGC_Mater_1.1, whole genome shotgun sequence, the genomic window GGCCCCGAGGATTTCAGCGGTCTCTGGGTGCGCTGAGCGTGGGCACTGCCAAGGAGCTGAGGCACGTCCTCGGTCGAGGATGCTCAGGGCACGCAGCGCTCCCTCGGTGCGTGGCCCGTTGTTCGTGCCGCTGCCTGGCGCTGCTGTCGGTGTCACGGTGTGGCTGGCGGCTCCCCGTGTATTTCGCTCCCTTCCCGAAGGCGGCCCTTGCGGCAGAGCCCCTGGCCCGTCCTGGGGCGCGGGCACCCGCCACATCCCTGCATACAAGCGGTGCCGTCACGGGGTCAGTATTTTATCgcggggtggggggggaggtgggggggaaagaaaaaacagcttcGTCGGGGCGACAACGTGCTGGGTGTCACATCATGTCACAGCTCCCCGTCGGAATCCGCCACCGGACCCCAAAGTGGGCTCTGAGCTTGGTTTTTACCGTCTCCAcccccggggccgggggtcCGCCCAGGcgcggcgcggggggcggcTTTGTCTGGCGCGGGCGCGGCGGTGGCGCAGCCCGTCGGGGCGGTGGGCGCAGCCCGTCGGGGCGCGCAGCCCCGCTCGCCGCGGGGCCCGGTGCCGTTCCCCGGTGCCGCCGGGCTTCCGGGTGCCGggctccccgccgccgcctccggcTCCTCCATGTTTGTTGTCGGCAGCGCTGTCCAGCCGCCGCCGCTCGCTCCCCGCAAGGTgcggggctgcgcggggcggggcgggcccgggcggGGGCGCCCGCACTCAGCTCggcgcgggcggggggcgcgggcggAGGGCGGGGGGCGGTGGGTGGCGGTGGGTGGGGGCGGCCTGacgcgggcgcggggcggcccGTGGGCCGGCGCCGCCGTGATTTGCTGCGCGGCGcggcgagcggcggcggcggcgatgAGAGCGGGCAGTGCGAACTGCCGGAGCAGCCGCCGGCCGCCGTGAGTGCGGGCGAGGGGGGgcggcaccgggaccccccgcgccccccgccccgggaCCGCCGTGGGGCTGCGGCTCCGCCGCTTCGCCGCGCACCTGATGGGGCCGCGCTGCCGGCGGGACGGGGcggccggagccggagccgggcggcggcgggggatGCGCaccttcctctcccttccctcccttgccTTCCCCGGCCGGCGGTAGCGGGAACGCGGCTCCGGCAGCTGCGGATCCGCCGAGCAGCGCGGAAACTTTTGGGCGAGTCGCTGCCGGGCTGCGGGCTaacttccctctccctccccgcTCCCTTCTCCCCACTCCCTTCTactccctgctcccttctcctctcctttctcccccCGGCTTTCCTCTCGccccctccttttttctcttttttccctttttctctctctttcgTCTCTTCCCTCCCCGCtccccctttcccgctccactctgctcctctccccctccGCCTTTTGTTTTCGCAGATAGTCGGCACACAAAGCTGGTCCCAGATTTGAGCGACGGCGAGACACCCTGATGTGTGAGCCTGGGGCGCGCCATGGATCTGACTAAGATGGGGCTGATCCAGCTGCAGAACCCCTGCCACCCCACCGGGCTGCTGCACAAAGCCAACCAGATGCGCCTGGCGGGGACGCTGTGCGACGTGGTCATCATGGTGGACAGCCAGGAGTTCCACGCGCACCGGACCGTGCTGGCCTGCACCAGCAAGATGTTCGAGATCCTCTTCCACCGCAACAGCCAGCACTACACCCTGGACTTCCTCTCGCCAAAGACGTTCCAGCAGATCCTGGAGTACGCGTACACTGCCACCCTACAAGCCAAGGTTGAGGACCTGGATGACCTGCTGTATGCTGCCGAGATCCTGGAAATTGAGTACCTGGAGGAGCAGTGCCTGAAGATCCTGGAGACTATACAGGCCTCCGAGGACAATGACACCGAGGTCGCCATGGCTGATGGAGGTGCCGCCGCCAccactgaggaggaggaggagaagaagtCGAGGTACATCAAGGGCCTCTTTATCTCCAAGCCCACTGGTGAGGAGGGTGGCTATGCTGGCATGGCCAGCCATAGTCTGCTGGCAGCCACAGTGGAGCAGAGCCCCTCTGCCTCCGCATCCTACTGCTCCCTCTCTTCCATGAGCCCCACCAAGGCAGCGGTGGACAGCTTGATGACCATCGGGcagtcactgctgcagagcGCCCTGCCACCCAGTGCCCCCGAGGACTCACGCTCTGCCACCACCCGCCGCCCCTCTGGCCTCGCCGAAGTCAAAACTGAAGCAATGCAGGTGGATGAGGCCTCCAGCCATGACAGCTCCCGGACAGCCGAGCCCGGTGCCTCCAGTGGGGAGAAGCCTGACGAGAAGGGCAAGGAAGGACCTGGCACCCCGACCCGCAGCAGTGTCATCACCAGTGCCCGTGAACTGCACTACACCCGTGAGGAGGGTGCCGAGCCACCCCCtgagcctggccaggggctgccGCTGGGGCCGGAGCTATGCGCCGCTGCCCCAGGAGAGAAGCCCTTGGGCATCTACTCGCTGCTGCCGAACCACAAGACTGAGCCGGTGCTCGGCGTGCCGCCCACTGCGGCGTCCGCCCTGCACGTGCAGCCGGCCCTGGCTGTCTCCATGGACTTCAGCGCCTATGGtgggctgctgccccagggcttcATCCAGCGGGAGCTGTTCAGCAagctgggggagctggcagCCGGCATGaagacagagagcagagccctgggtgaGCAGTGCAGCGtgtgtggggcagagctgccggACAACGAGACCCTCGAGCAGCACAGGTGAGTGCGAGGCCGTGCCGTGGCATGCTGCACCGGGCAGCCGGGATCTCACCAGAGGGTTTCAGTTTCTGGCTGAGTGTCAAACGTGCTGGTGCAAAGTTTCCATCACGTACCCCAAAACCAGTTTGTGGAGTAGCATTCTCAGAGGGATGGCTGTTGCAGCTCCCCCAGGTCTGGTTACCATGCCAGAAGGTTCCTTCCAGTGAGTGCTGGCTGAGGACAGCCCGGATGAGCTGGGGCCGTCGGTGTTTCCTGCGAGCATAACCACCACCAGTTTCCCTGGCTGGCATTAACCAAGCAGCTCACAGTTGCTACCCTTTGAGTTTAGGGATCTGCGTGTGGGGAGATGCAGTGGGGACAGGCAGCACTCGCCCACTCTGCTTGAAAGCTGGTCccccctgtgccagtgccagggcacGCCAGCACGGGCAGTGGTGGCAACATGTGGTGACTTGCCAGCCTGGGGGGGTTTGTGCCGCTCAGCTTTCCGGTTTATGAAACACACTTCGCAGAAAGTGGCGCGGGGGTCAGGCTGGGTAACGCCGGGGCGAGCGCAGAGGGCTCGGGCTGCCGCAGAGCCGCGGGTCT contains:
- the ZBTB16 gene encoding zinc finger and BTB domain-containing protein 16 — its product is MDLTKMGLIQLQNPCHPTGLLHKANQMRLAGTLCDVVIMVDSQEFHAHRTVLACTSKMFEILFHRNSQHYTLDFLSPKTFQQILEYAYTATLQAKVEDLDDLLYAAEILEIEYLEEQCLKILETIQASEDNDTEVAMADGGAAATTEEEEEKKSRYIKGLFISKPTGEEGGYAGMASHSLLAATVEQSPSASASYCSLSSMSPTKAAVDSLMTIGQSLLQSALPPSAPEDSRSATTRRPSGLAEVKTEAMQVDEASSHDSSRTAEPGASSGEKPDEKGKEGPGTPTRSSVITSARELHYTREEGAEPPPEPGQGLPLGPELCAAAPGEKPLGIYSLLPNHKTEPVLGVPPTAASALHVQPALAVSMDFSAYGGLLPQGFIQRELFSKLGELAAGMKTESRALGEQCSVCGAELPDNETLEQHRKLHSGMKTYGCELCGKRFLDSLRLRMHLLAHSAGAKALVCDQCGAQFSKEDALETHRQTHTGTDMAVFCLLCGKRFQTQSALQQHMEVHAGVRSYICSECNRTFPSHTALKRHLRSHTGDHPYECEFCGSCFRDESTLKGHKRIHTGEKPYECNGCGKKFSLKHQLETHYRVHTGEKPFECKLCHQRSRDYSAMIKHLRTHNGASPYQCTICLEYCPSLSAMQKHMKGHKPEEIPTDWRIEKTYLYLCYV